From a single Rhodospirillaceae bacterium genomic region:
- a CDS encoding adenylate/guanylate cyclase domain-containing protein, whose protein sequence is MSEQESESVGRHDQGFLAISDWLIEGALGEIDLEAQFLIFCRRLHEAGIPLMRGHLATRALHPLFVAATATWERDGKAEVTRIRSEDDNGEDWKQSPLSRLLQSRKPDVRYRLSADGDWQEFPLLVSFKERGATDYYAQLVMFSEARQARLRQDGCILSWTSDHPDGFSDDQINVLRWLGSRFGVVAKLDKRERTAINVVSAYLGSDAGRRVLDGQIKLGDGEVIPAVIWFSDLRQSTPLADRLAGDDFLQVLNTYFQCTAGAVLDHGGEVLRFIGDAVLAIFHVDGVDGHTRAARVALAAARDAERRLAEVNATRTESGEEALDFGLGLHSGDLMFGNIGVPERVEFSVVGPAANEVARLENLTKDLDRRILVSEAFADLLPLQWEKLGAQQVKGVASEMTVFAPPRG, encoded by the coding sequence ATGTCGGAGCAAGAGTCTGAAAGTGTGGGACGCCACGACCAAGGATTTCTGGCGATCAGTGATTGGCTGATTGAGGGCGCGCTGGGTGAAATTGATCTTGAGGCACAGTTCCTCATCTTCTGCCGTCGCCTCCATGAAGCGGGAATCCCCTTGATGCGGGGGCACCTTGCGACCCGCGCCCTACACCCCTTATTTGTTGCCGCAACCGCCACCTGGGAACGCGACGGCAAGGCAGAGGTTACCCGAATTCGATCTGAAGATGATAATGGTGAGGACTGGAAGCAAAGCCCTTTATCTAGGCTGTTGCAGTCGAGGAAACCCGACGTCCGCTACCGACTTAGCGCCGATGGTGATTGGCAAGAATTCCCCCTGCTCGTCAGTTTTAAAGAACGAGGCGCCACCGATTACTATGCTCAACTCGTCATGTTTAGCGAAGCCCGACAAGCACGATTGCGCCAGGACGGCTGCATCTTGTCCTGGACCAGCGATCACCCAGATGGGTTTAGTGATGACCAGATCAATGTCCTTCGCTGGCTTGGCTCTCGGTTCGGCGTCGTCGCCAAGCTGGATAAGCGCGAGCGGACAGCTATCAATGTTGTCTCGGCTTATCTCGGTTCCGATGCAGGACGGCGGGTGCTCGATGGACAGATCAAGCTCGGCGATGGAGAAGTTATTCCGGCGGTTATTTGGTTTAGTGACCTCCGCCAATCAACACCGCTCGCTGATCGATTGGCGGGCGATGACTTCCTACAGGTCTTGAATACTTATTTCCAATGCACAGCTGGAGCCGTTTTGGACCACGGCGGCGAAGTCCTCCGGTTTATTGGTGATGCGGTGCTGGCGATATTCCACGTCGACGGCGTCGATGGTCACACCCGTGCTGCCCGTGTCGCCTTAGCCGCAGCTCGCGATGCCGAAAGACGTCTCGCCGAAGTCAACGCAACCCGCACAGAAAGCGGCGAAGAAGCCCTCGACTTCGGGCTAGGTCTGCATTCGGGAGACCTGATGTTTGGTAACATTGGTGTGCCGGAGCGGGTTGAATTTTCCGTTGTTGGCCCTGCTGCCAACGAGGTCGCTCGGCTTGAAAACCTGACTAAGGACCTAGACCGCCGTATTCTAGTTTCTGAAGCCTTCGCCGATTTACTACCGTTACAATGGGAGAAATTAGGCGCCCAACAGGTAAAAGGCGTCGCCAGCGAAATGACCGTATTTGCACCGCCAAGAGGATAG
- a CDS encoding peptidase, with the protein MSNSDWDISDDAAALHDRAVICNTTLKSIVSLGAEQLGETLPRYLASGFTYVSLTVGLDETPLQETVLYCARERRRYKNSKDYIFVETVDDILRAKKEGKLAVGFHFQGSNPLMSELAMVELYYNLGIRHMVMVFNHKNPVGDGCLERTDGGLSQYGIRLIEEMNRVGIMVDCTHAGYTTSMEAMDVSKEPVIFSHCNVLGLRDHQRNIRDDQITACAKTGGVIGISGIARFMADPQDDSTEKFFEHIDYVTNLVGPEHVCIGLDHNYSLTTRHKYYEDNPHLLSKDDPNFPFKYVQPEQFPKLTEMMLENGYSESDVEGILGENFLRVARQVWK; encoded by the coding sequence ATGTCAAATTCGGATTGGGATATATCGGATGATGCAGCGGCGCTGCATGATCGGGCGGTAATCTGCAATACGACGCTCAAATCCATCGTGTCACTGGGCGCGGAACAACTTGGCGAGACCTTGCCGAGGTACTTGGCATCGGGTTTCACCTATGTGTCTTTGACCGTCGGTCTTGATGAAACGCCCTTGCAGGAAACCGTGCTCTATTGCGCGCGCGAACGCCGCCGCTACAAAAACTCAAAGGACTACATCTTCGTTGAGACCGTGGACGACATCCTCCGGGCGAAGAAAGAAGGCAAGCTCGCGGTCGGATTTCATTTTCAAGGATCAAATCCGCTTATGAGTGAACTCGCCATGGTTGAGCTTTATTACAACCTTGGCATCCGACACATGGTGATGGTCTTCAATCACAAAAACCCGGTCGGCGATGGTTGCCTTGAGCGCACCGACGGCGGCCTCAGCCAATACGGCATTCGATTAATCGAAGAAATGAACCGCGTCGGCATCATGGTCGATTGCACCCATGCCGGATATACGACAAGTATGGAAGCCATGGATGTTTCCAAAGAGCCTGTAATCTTTTCTCATTGCAATGTGCTCGGGCTTCGTGACCATCAACGCAACATTCGCGACGATCAGATTACCGCGTGCGCCAAGACCGGCGGCGTGATCGGGATCAGCGGTATCGCGCGGTTCATGGCAGATCCCCAAGATGATTCCACTGAAAAATTTTTTGAACATATTGATTATGTTACGAACTTGGTCGGCCCTGAGCACGTGTGTATTGGACTGGATCACAACTACTCGCTCACGACGCGGCACAAGTACTACGAGGACAATCCACACCTTCTGTCAAAAGACGATCCAAACTTCCCCTTCAAATACGTCCAGCCAGAACAATTTCCGAAACTCACGGAAATGATGCTCGAGAACGGATATAGCGAGAGCGATGTTGAAGGGATACTCGGAGAAAATTTCTTAAGAGTCGCTCGCCAAGTTTGGAAATAG
- a CDS encoding fumarylacetoacetate hydrolase family protein, with protein sequence MRFCRYNDNRLGVVRGDQVHDVTDVMNDLPSYRYPAPLGDALISNLDTLRPKMEALADKVAGIPIDGLDLLSPVANPTKIMGTPQNYKKHVDETFADANIHHGKPKRSLADQGLFLKANSALVGPSAGVTLRFPDRRTDHEAELGVIIGKVGSEISEADALDYVAGYAIALDMVVRGPEDRSFRKSVDSYAVLGPWFVTRDEISDPQDLNFNIKVSGEIRQQANTKDMILSVAKQIAWASEFYTLHPGDILMSGTCEGVSQVKPGDEMVIEFDGVGTMVMGINE encoded by the coding sequence ATGAGATTTTGCCGCTATAATGATAACCGGCTGGGTGTGGTGCGGGGCGATCAAGTCCATGATGTAACGGACGTGATGAACGATCTGCCGTCCTACCGTTATCCGGCACCGCTGGGCGATGCACTGATCTCAAACCTTGATACCCTGCGTCCCAAGATGGAAGCCCTGGCTGACAAAGTGGCAGGTATTCCAATTGATGGATTAGATCTGCTCAGCCCAGTCGCCAACCCAACAAAAATTATGGGCACGCCGCAGAATTATAAAAAGCATGTGGACGAAACCTTCGCCGATGCCAACATCCACCACGGCAAACCAAAGCGCAGTCTCGCCGACCAAGGTCTTTTCTTGAAAGCTAACAGCGCCTTGGTTGGGCCATCAGCAGGCGTGACGCTTCGTTTTCCAGATCGGCGCACGGATCACGAGGCAGAACTGGGTGTGATTATCGGCAAAGTCGGATCAGAGATTTCTGAAGCAGACGCGCTTGATTACGTCGCGGGCTACGCCATTGCGCTGGATATGGTCGTCCGCGGACCAGAAGACCGAAGCTTTCGGAAATCAGTTGATAGCTATGCGGTGCTCGGCCCCTGGTTCGTCACCCGAGATGAAATTTCTGATCCGCAGGACCTAAACTTCAACATTAAAGTCAGCGGCGAAATTCGCCAGCAGGCCAACACCAAAGACATGATCCTGTCCGTCGCCAAACAAATTGCCTGGGCGTCAGAATTCTACACCCTGCATCCCGGCGATATCCTGATGTCCGGCACCTGCGAAGGCGTCAGCCAGGTTAAACCCGGCGATGAAATGGTGATAGAATTCGACGGCGTTGGGACCATGGTTATGGGGATAAACGAATAG
- a CDS encoding transporter substrate-binding domain-containing protein, translated as MRSINFIVALLIGLLVDGSATAQPKNILTLVVSPFPPFIIVNKETVSGFIPDLIREAALKSGIEHKFEIFPWKRAYQTVLEGPRMAHMALARTPQRENKFQWVHPLFKAEIVFITNHSPPLGMEKARAIQTVCVVGATPMLKFLKKNGFKNIYEVTKIRTCASLLKKDRVSAIFGGWFSTLHAFKEQGLTVKHLEKGPAILSLDIYLAVSKDVDQTTVKKLRSALRNSSKDGTYNKFLSLYDLGSLTAPQYQTSSPK; from the coding sequence TTGAGATCAATCAATTTTATTGTTGCACTGCTAATCGGCCTTCTCGTTGATGGATCAGCGACGGCACAACCCAAAAATATTCTAACTTTGGTCGTGAGCCCATTTCCTCCCTTCATCATCGTCAATAAAGAAACGGTTTCTGGATTTATTCCTGATTTGATACGTGAAGCGGCATTAAAGTCCGGAATAGAGCATAAATTCGAAATTTTCCCTTGGAAAAGGGCGTATCAAACCGTCCTAGAAGGTCCCCGAATGGCCCATATGGCACTGGCTCGGACGCCACAAAGAGAAAATAAATTTCAATGGGTACATCCGCTCTTTAAAGCCGAAATTGTGTTTATCACCAATCATTCCCCCCCTCTGGGAATGGAAAAAGCCAGGGCAATACAAACGGTTTGCGTCGTCGGTGCGACTCCGATGCTTAAGTTCTTAAAAAAGAATGGATTTAAAAATATCTATGAGGTTACCAAGATAAGAACATGCGCCAGCCTGCTTAAAAAAGATAGAGTGAGCGCTATATTCGGAGGCTGGTTCAGCACCCTTCACGCATTTAAAGAACAAGGCTTAACTGTCAAACATTTGGAAAAAGGTCCGGCAATTCTATCACTGGACATCTACTTAGCGGTTTCCAAAGATGTCGATCAGACAACTGTAAAAAAGCTCCGCTCTGCATTGCGCAACAGCAGCAAGGATGGGACCTACAACAAATTTCTATCCCTATATGATTTAGGCAGTTTAACCGCGCCTCAATATCAAACCTCATCGCCTAAATAG
- a CDS encoding (2Fe-2S)-binding protein → MVAFNINGKRATVSAEGDTPLLWAIREHLQLTGTKFGCGAGLCGACTVHVNGKAVRSCQTALSDVDGAEVTTIEGLSMGKSHALQKAWIAEQVPQCGYCQSGQIMKAAELLKATPDPTRDQIVSHMNGNICRCGTYTRIIAAIQRAAKEG, encoded by the coding sequence ATGGTTGCTTTTAATATTAACGGCAAGCGGGCAACGGTGTCGGCTGAGGGGGATACACCGCTGCTGTGGGCGATCCGCGAACATTTGCAACTTACCGGAACAAAGTTCGGGTGCGGGGCTGGGCTCTGCGGAGCCTGCACTGTTCACGTTAACGGTAAGGCGGTGCGGTCGTGTCAGACGGCGCTCTCCGATGTTGATGGGGCGGAAGTCACAACCATCGAAGGCCTGTCGATGGGTAAAAGCCACGCCCTTCAAAAGGCTTGGATCGCTGAGCAAGTGCCGCAATGTGGGTACTGCCAGTCAGGTCAGATCATGAAGGCAGCTGAGTTGTTAAAAGCCACTCCCGACCCGACCCGGGATCAAATCGTTTCTCACATGAACGGCAACATCTGCCGGTGTGGAACCTACACCCGGATCATTGCCGCCATCCAGCGCGCAGCGAAGGAGGGCTAA
- a CDS encoding SDR family oxidoreductase, translating to MTDTTHKKALITGASAGLGLEISRALAQEGYDVALTSRDAGKLESVLSHDDFANVKTVAIELELASEDSVNRAIKTATDELGGIDVLVNNGATPLIKPAIEVTWQEWDRVVDATLKGTYFLTCRFAEHCINTERAGSVINIASTHGIVGWPLRTVYGTAKGGMIQMSRMLAIEWADKNIRVNTVSPATVMTESRMESLSDPKNRASMLGRIPTGRFVEASEIAAATLYFADPDNASVTGQMLVIDGGLTAV from the coding sequence ATGACTGACACCACACATAAAAAGGCGTTAATAACGGGAGCATCAGCAGGGCTCGGCCTTGAAATTTCGCGCGCTCTGGCACAGGAGGGCTACGATGTCGCCCTGACCAGCCGCGATGCAGGGAAGTTGGAGAGCGTACTCAGCCATGACGACTTCGCCAACGTGAAGACCGTCGCCATCGAACTTGAACTCGCCTCAGAAGACAGCGTTAACCGCGCGATTAAAACGGCAACGGATGAGCTGGGCGGCATTGATGTTCTCGTCAACAATGGGGCCACCCCGCTGATTAAGCCGGCGATTGAGGTTACATGGCAAGAGTGGGACAGGGTTGTCGATGCGACCTTGAAGGGGACTTATTTTCTGACCTGCCGATTTGCTGAGCATTGCATAAATACGGAGCGTGCTGGATCGGTCATTAACATCGCATCTACCCACGGCATTGTCGGATGGCCCCTCCGAACAGTTTACGGCACCGCCAAGGGCGGCATGATCCAGATGTCGCGCATGCTGGCCATCGAATGGGCAGATAAAAACATCCGCGTTAATACGGTTTCCCCGGCAACCGTGATGACAGAGTCCAGAATGGAATCCTTAAGTGACCCGAAGAACCGCGCGAGCATGCTTGGACGCATTCCCACCGGCCGCTTTGTCGAAGCCTCCGAAATCGCCGCCGCCACACTTTATTTCGCCGACCCAGACAATGCCTCCGTCACCGGACAAATGCTGGTCATCGATGGCGGACTGACAGCGGTTTAA
- a CDS encoding peptidoglycan DD-metalloendopeptidase family protein → MYFFRKVSSIIVMSLLAVGLVAGDGSFSPANANPKKIKRIFKKNDSDGDNKISADEWPKSTEAFKKIDADGDGYLTKSEFKNFFAGGGGPGGSPRADRGEGPKLEGEIQRSDIDETSMVAFRARLSNPESQERGLLESTLEPIYPEGLKCPKIDHIYGEEWQGPVPDRIHTGSDIPAGWDDPIYAMADGQVVAKFLGEKGHRGLQLVLRHTPEETGLPVWVYTLYSHFFKLPTLKVGDRVRMGDYLGPNGASGVPSRHRDPHLHLTVYYSTSPEYAVSRNFIFPQKLHFTDAVALFRGGMPLHPAKLRKLPDDQKKVKIVYKTKSGEISKPGSKFIWPFACRKE, encoded by the coding sequence ATGTATTTCTTCCGCAAAGTATCTTCAATCATTGTTATGTCCCTTCTGGCAGTCGGCTTGGTCGCAGGTGACGGATCGTTCTCTCCGGCGAATGCCAACCCGAAGAAAATTAAACGCATTTTCAAAAAGAATGACTCCGATGGTGACAATAAAATTTCTGCCGATGAATGGCCCAAGTCAACGGAAGCCTTTAAGAAAATTGATGCCGACGGCGATGGTTACCTGACGAAGAGCGAGTTCAAAAACTTTTTTGCCGGTGGCGGCGGCCCTGGCGGGAGTCCAAGAGCCGATAGAGGCGAGGGACCAAAACTTGAAGGAGAAATCCAAAGAAGCGACATCGACGAGACCTCTATGGTTGCCTTTAGGGCCCGCCTTAGTAACCCCGAGTCACAAGAAAGAGGGCTGCTTGAAAGTACATTGGAGCCGATTTACCCGGAAGGTTTAAAATGTCCCAAAATTGACCATATATATGGCGAGGAATGGCAGGGGCCCGTCCCCGACCGCATCCATACCGGTTCTGATATTCCCGCTGGCTGGGACGATCCGATCTACGCCATGGCTGACGGACAGGTCGTCGCGAAGTTCCTTGGGGAGAAGGGTCACCGGGGATTACAGTTAGTTCTTCGGCACACGCCGGAGGAAACAGGTCTGCCCGTATGGGTCTACACACTATATTCGCATTTTTTTAAATTGCCGACGTTGAAGGTCGGTGACCGCGTGCGCATGGGTGACTACCTGGGTCCCAATGGCGCAAGCGGGGTTCCCAGCAGGCACCGCGACCCGCACTTACATTTGACGGTCTACTATTCCACGTCTCCCGAATACGCGGTGTCCAGGAATTTCATTTTCCCACAGAAGCTTCATTTTACGGATGCTGTCGCCCTTTTTCGGGGAGGAATGCCCTTGCACCCCGCCAAGCTTCGAAAATTGCCCGATGACCAAAAGAAAGTGAAGATCGTTTACAAGACCAAGTCGGGCGAAATATCCAAACCGGGAAGCAAGTTCATTTGGCCCTTTGCATGTCGTAAAGAGTAG
- a CDS encoding polysaccharide deacetylase family protein: MDIYDRIPYSAIVDRKPLKLPDGGRVIVWPVVNLEEWVPTEPLPRRILTPPGEGQHVPDIPNWCWYEYGMRVGIWRMMEVLNEFNITPTVSMNGTVVDVYPRVSEEALKLGWEFMGHSFVQKPMFQLDDELEAIQKTSEHLKAFCGYKPRGWMGPGLTQTEKTPELLVEGGFEYTADWILDDQPCLVNTDNGPLYSVPYTTELNDIPIMLSQAHVSTILYDRTMDYFNTLYREGESNVRVMCVAVHPYIHGVPHRIPYFRKIFEELSSKPGVVFMTGAEILDWYLAQQD; the protein is encoded by the coding sequence ATGGATATCTACGACCGCATTCCCTATTCCGCCATTGTTGACCGTAAACCGTTGAAACTTCCTGATGGCGGGCGGGTAATTGTTTGGCCTGTTGTTAATTTGGAAGAATGGGTGCCGACGGAGCCCTTGCCACGGCGGATCCTGACGCCTCCGGGGGAAGGCCAGCATGTGCCGGATATCCCGAACTGGTGCTGGTACGAATACGGTATGCGGGTTGGCATTTGGCGGATGATGGAGGTGCTGAACGAATTCAACATCACACCGACTGTTTCGATGAATGGCACCGTCGTCGATGTTTATCCCAGGGTCAGTGAAGAAGCCCTAAAACTCGGCTGGGAATTCATGGGCCATAGTTTTGTGCAGAAACCGATGTTCCAACTCGATGATGAACTCGAAGCCATCCAAAAGACCAGCGAACACCTAAAAGCTTTCTGTGGCTACAAACCGCGCGGATGGATGGGCCCTGGCCTGACCCAGACGGAAAAGACACCTGAACTACTAGTAGAAGGTGGGTTCGAGTACACCGCCGATTGGATTTTGGATGATCAGCCCTGTTTGGTGAACACTGACAACGGGCCGCTTTATTCCGTGCCCTACACGACGGAACTTAATGACATCCCGATTATGCTGTCCCAAGCCCATGTCTCCACCATCCTTTATGACCGGACGATGGATTACTTCAATACACTCTACCGCGAGGGCGAAAGCAACGTGCGGGTGATGTGTGTGGCGGTCCATCCCTATATCCACGGCGTGCCGCATCGTATTCCCTACTTCCGCAAAATTTTTGAAGAACTCTCAAGCAAGCCCGGCGTGGTATTCATGACGGGGGCTGAGATTCTGGACTGGTATCTGGCACAGCAGGACTAA
- a CDS encoding response regulator, which translates to MNTPTKYSDMHVLVVEDDKFMRDMVRRVLEMIGVTKITEATDGSDGLKKLVEVSPDLIVLDIMMEPMNGLQFLKSVRTGLSTRRDYPVVVLTGSNDESVLGTAMSLDCNAFVDKAVSLGEIKDRVARVIADPVRLRSPDAYQAVHIPNIKSGAVIESRLRASAPPPARAHEIPLEMVKPGSTLARDVLSDNGNVLMIGGTVLGVSVLNNLRDISKIIDLPTLWVKE; encoded by the coding sequence ATGAATACCCCAACCAAATATTCCGATATGCATGTGCTTGTCGTCGAGGATGACAAGTTCATGCGCGATATGGTGCGCCGGGTCCTAGAGATGATCGGCGTGACTAAAATCACTGAGGCAACAGATGGCAGTGACGGCCTCAAGAAACTCGTTGAAGTGTCCCCTGATTTGATCGTCCTCGATATCATGATGGAACCGATGAACGGCCTACAGTTTCTAAAATCGGTTCGAACGGGTCTCAGTACCCGTCGTGATTATCCGGTCGTTGTCTTAACTGGATCAAATGATGAATCGGTCTTAGGGACGGCGATGTCATTGGATTGCAATGCATTCGTAGACAAAGCCGTAAGTCTCGGTGAAATTAAAGATCGCGTGGCACGGGTCATTGCGGACCCGGTACGCTTACGCAGCCCCGACGCTTATCAAGCCGTGCACATTCCAAACATTAAAAGCGGTGCTGTCATCGAAAGTCGGCTGCGGGCCTCCGCTCCCCCCCCTGCCAGAGCTCACGAAATTCCGCTCGAGATGGTCAAGCCGGGATCAACCCTGGCCCGTGATGTATTGTCGGATAATGGCAACGTGTTGATGATCGGAGGCACAGTTCTCGGCGTTTCAGTTTTAAACAACCTGAGAGACATCTCAAAGATCATCGATTTACCGACGCTTTGGGTTAAAGAATAG
- a CDS encoding xanthine dehydrogenase family protein molybdopterin-binding subunit translates to MTYLSAKKIKVSRRGFIAGSAGLTFAVAVSPKGASLIGAAEARTSERNVGAWVRITPDNKVTIITPAAEMGQGSMTGVPTVLAEELDADWDKVTLEMAPAEPKVYGYTMTRRGRSRKLMGIFGSHAIAYYYNDMRIAGAQVRKVLIAAAAKKWGVSKASLTTEPGRVVHKSTGRKMTYGEISAFADVPAKMPAVAKSELKKKSQFRLIGKSVPRRDIPEKVDGSAKFAIDVHLPGLVYAGTLHAPVQQASPQSWNDAKIKAMRGVVDVVPVSHGVAVVADTFEHVLAAKAELKVEWAKDAMAEGYDSEASLEDTYAKVAGSSSAPSKTVKEKGDVGAAFSKTKGGKIFRREFRSDYGYHAQMEPLNAVARFNAAGDGVEVWEGTQAPGISRRYIARALGLETSQVDHHQMYLGGGFGRRSISDYTVEAAVVARQVKRPVKMIWTREDDIAYGMFRPQTYQCVEAALDASGKIAGWKHCVVGDGPRLTVSGIKLDRYYGIPNQLIERRGQSHGIRLKHWRAVAHPFNIFAIESVVDEMAESEGLDPLEFRRQRMAMNAKAKRVFDKVAEMSKWGDKRPKDRAVGLSVSERSGSLGAGVVEISLDEKTGKIRVHKVWAAIDGGTVVQPEMARRNIESGMIYGISSILKERVTIKNGVVEQSNFHDYEVLRMSEAPEELHVEFIDRSTKPTGLGEIGNPFIGAAIANAFHKLTGKRLTHMPFTPERVLKVLKG, encoded by the coding sequence ATGACATATCTCAGTGCAAAAAAGATCAAGGTTTCACGGCGCGGATTTATAGCAGGCAGTGCCGGACTGACATTCGCCGTTGCGGTCAGCCCCAAAGGGGCGTCATTGATCGGAGCGGCGGAAGCACGAACGTCGGAGCGCAATGTCGGCGCGTGGGTTCGGATTACGCCGGACAACAAGGTCACCATCATCACACCCGCCGCCGAAATGGGGCAGGGGTCTATGACCGGGGTTCCCACCGTGTTGGCTGAAGAACTGGATGCGGATTGGGACAAGGTGACATTAGAGATGGCACCAGCAGAGCCCAAAGTTTACGGCTATACCATGACGCGCCGGGGCCGGTCGCGGAAACTCATGGGCATCTTCGGCAGTCACGCGATTGCATATTATTATAACGACATGCGCATTGCCGGTGCTCAGGTGCGGAAGGTATTGATCGCGGCGGCAGCTAAAAAATGGGGTGTGTCCAAAGCCAGCCTGACGACGGAGCCGGGCCGCGTTGTTCATAAATCCACAGGCCGGAAAATGACCTATGGTGAAATCTCTGCTTTTGCAGATGTACCCGCGAAAATGCCAGCGGTGGCTAAATCTGAGCTTAAAAAGAAAAGCCAATTCCGACTGATCGGAAAGTCAGTCCCTCGGCGCGATATTCCAGAAAAAGTGGATGGCTCGGCCAAGTTCGCCATCGATGTTCACCTACCGGGACTGGTCTATGCAGGGACCTTGCATGCCCCGGTGCAGCAAGCCAGCCCGCAAAGCTGGAATGATGCGAAGATCAAAGCCATGCGCGGTGTGGTCGATGTCGTTCCTGTGAGCCATGGCGTTGCCGTGGTCGCAGATACGTTCGAGCATGTGCTGGCAGCCAAAGCCGAGCTAAAAGTGGAGTGGGCGAAGGATGCCATGGCCGAAGGCTATGATTCAGAAGCTTCGTTGGAAGACACCTATGCGAAGGTGGCAGGCAGTTCATCCGCCCCGTCCAAGACGGTGAAGGAGAAAGGCGACGTCGGTGCTGCTTTCTCCAAGACCAAAGGTGGCAAAATTTTCCGGCGGGAATTTAGGTCTGACTACGGCTACCACGCGCAGATGGAACCGCTGAACGCCGTGGCGCGATTTAATGCGGCAGGCGACGGTGTTGAAGTATGGGAGGGGACACAAGCCCCCGGCATTTCGCGGCGTTATATTGCCCGCGCACTTGGGTTGGAAACGTCTCAGGTGGATCATCATCAAATGTATCTGGGTGGTGGGTTCGGTCGGCGTTCAATCTCCGACTACACGGTCGAGGCTGCTGTTGTTGCACGTCAGGTGAAACGTCCGGTGAAGATGATCTGGACCCGGGAAGACGACATCGCCTATGGCATGTTTCGTCCGCAAACTTATCAGTGTGTTGAGGCGGCGTTGGATGCCAGCGGCAAGATCGCCGGGTGGAAGCACTGCGTCGTTGGGGATGGTCCTAGGCTGACAGTCTCGGGCATTAAGCTGGATCGGTACTACGGTATTCCCAATCAGTTGATAGAACGTCGCGGCCAATCCCATGGCATCCGCTTGAAGCATTGGCGGGCGGTGGCGCACCCGTTCAATATTTTCGCCATCGAAAGCGTCGTCGACGAGATGGCGGAAAGCGAAGGACTGGACCCGCTGGAATTCCGCCGTCAACGCATGGCGATGAACGCCAAGGCCAAGCGCGTCTTCGACAAAGTGGCGGAGATGTCAAAATGGGGCGACAAGCGACCCAAAGACCGTGCCGTGGGGCTTTCGGTCAGTGAACGCTCAGGCTCCTTGGGTGCTGGCGTTGTCGAGATATCGCTCGATGAAAAGACTGGAAAAATTCGCGTGCATAAAGTCTGGGCGGCGATTGACGGCGGGACCGTTGTGCAGCCTGAAATGGCGCGGCGCAATATTGAAAGCGGCATGATCTACGGGATATCAAGCATCCTTAAAGAACGCGTGACGATTAAAAACGGCGTGGTCGAACAGTCAAATTTCCATGACTACGAAGTCCTGCGAATGTCGGAAGCCCCGGAAGAACTCCACGTTGAATTCATTGATCGGTCAACCAAACCCACGGGCCTTGGAGAAATCGGCAATCCCTTTATCGGAGCCGCCATCGCCAATGCCTTCCACAAACTAACCGGCAAGCGGTTAACTCACATGCCGTTTACGCCGGAGCGAGTGCTGAAGGTCTTGAAGGGGTAG